One Gossypium arboreum isolate Shixiya-1 chromosome 13, ASM2569848v2, whole genome shotgun sequence genomic window, ACAGTAAGAAGATTTGACTCGTGATTGTATTGTGATGTTTTCTGTTTTGATATTATATCTGAATATTGGAGATCATAACGTTCGATCAGAAATCATTATGATTATCAATAAATAGACCTTCCGTCTGTTTGGCGAGAATTTGGTTTTGTTCGTGGTTGGCTTAAAAGCACTTCGACTGATATTAATAGAACGATTCTGCTTCACTCCAAATCTCGCTTACTTCAATGGAACTTAAGCATTGTTCATGTATTGTTGGCTGGCAATACTGGCTTGTAAGTTGTAAGAAAGGGCTCTTTAATTAATCTTTCTTCTGATCCTAAACTTGAACTAgacaacttaaaaaaaaaaagaaagttctgTCATAAGTCTTGATTTTTGAACTTTTGGGGCAGTTAGTTAAAGGTCTCAATAGTAAAACCTTTATGGATGAGGTACACAAATGCAACTACAGTTAATACCTTTTCAGATGTAATATGCTTTAACAGTCTCCTACACCAATAATTCTCTGTAGGAGCTGTTGAAGATGAAAAATTATGTTCCAAAGAATTTTTTATATGTGAGTCAAGTAATTTGTGCTCAAGAGCAAGTACAGATACTTCTGCAAAGAAAAAGTGCAAACAGCCTGTCAGTAAAAGAGAGGAACCTGTAGAGAGTAATATTGTTCTCAACAAATTGAAGGCAATGCAACAGCAAGTGCTAAATTTTGCTGAAACTGTGCTTCTCTTCATACTTGTTTGAAACTATTTTGAAACAGATTTTGTGTTCTATTTAACCTAGACCTTGTCATTAGTTATACCATAGAGTTTAAGTTATTTCCAGCTTAAGATTTGTTATTGCAATTGACATCTTGGTTGCTCATATATTCTGCTGCAACCTTGTTAATTATATCATGAACATTATGAGCTGTTCATGAGCCACTAATTCCCTCTTTTGGCTATTATATTTATCGTGCAATGTTATAATCGGTGCATCATTTGATATCCTTGTTTCTTGATTTGTATGTTTTCTTGGCGCATGCTTTAAAGTGGATTTTTAATTTAGCTTAAGAAATTTTGATTGAGCCGTctattttacttaaaatttaatacttggtgatttgatgaaaattgagCCTTTGTCTTGAATGTGCTATCCAATAGAAATTTTGGTGCATGTATGTTAAGGATCTGATCGATTGATTGTCTGTTGTAAACTGTAACTTTTATAGAGGAGAAAAAAAATCCATTGCTGGATGATCATCATATTTCTTTTATTCTGGTCTTATGATGCTTGTTCACTTTGGTTTCTGATTAATGCTGTGATCTCTTTTATGCTACATGGCAGTATGTAAGACCTGGTGCAACACCAATGCCTGGAGCCACTGCAGGTGGTTCTGGAGGAGCCCCAGGTCAGGTTTCTCCAATCATGGGTGCTATGGCTGGTCGTGGTAGAGGTGATTGGAGACCATCTGGAATGAAAGCTGGTCCTCCCATGCAAAAAGGTTTCCACCCTAGTTTTGGAGCGCCTGGCTGGGGTAATAACACAGCAGGGCGAGGTTTTGGTGGTGGGCTGGAATTCACTCTTCCTTCTCACAAGTAACTGCTTAACCTTCTATAATTATGTTATTATGGAATGGTAGTTGGTGGTGTTAATTTTGATCTTGGAATATTTGATCCATTTGATTTTGGCATTTAGAAGCTGATAATGGAGACAAATTACATGTTCTAAAATGCCTTTTGGCTTCTGTAATACATGTTATGTTTCATTTTTCTACTATCATTTTTGAACTCTTTTAATTTCGCTGTTTTTTGCCTGACTAGTTTTTTATTAATACGATGTGGTTCCAGGACCATATTCGATGTTGACATTGACAGTTTTGAGGAAAAGCCATGGAAATATCCTGGCGTTGATCTCTCTGACTTCTTCAACTTTGGTCTAAATGAGGAGAGCTGGAAAGATTATTGCAAACAACTGGTAATGATTCACTTTAAATGATTCCTTATTTCATTGTTGCAGGAACTAAGGTCTAAGAggttgtattttaaaattttttaggaACAACACCGCTTGGAGACCACCATGCAAAGCAAAATTCGTGTTTATGAAAGTGGGAGAACCGAGCAGGTAATTTTGCTTTTATTTATATCTGAAAAATGTTTCCTTTTAACAGTTTAATATTTGGCTTGGTGGTATGGTTTCTGCAGTTCTGCAACTGCTGTTAAGGACTTGACTTTCTTGCTTTTTCTTTAGGGTTATGATCCAGATTTGCCTCCAGAATTGGCAGCAGCAACTGCACAAGTGGTACCAGCTGCTGCTAATCTTGTAAAGTCAGATGGTGGACAAAATGACATGACAAAAGGAGCTGGTCGAGTGCGACCGCCACTGGTAAGCTTCATACGCTGGTTTTACATTCCATGCATTATAATTATAAAAGCAATCCTGTTAGATGTTATAGATACTTCAACTATATTATATTTTTCTCTGTAAATACTTATTTTTGTACTCTTAGCTCTTTAACATATGTGCTTGATCTGTGTCTGTTCTTCTCTTCCCTTGCTGTCCAATATTAACTAACTACTTTATTATGTGTGATGAATAATTTCATGTATTCTAGGCCTGTTGTGCAATTTCTTTTTATCcgtttgataattttttttatttactgtACCAGCCAACTGGAAGACCGATACAGGTGGAGGGAGGTTCTGGAGAACGCCTCCCTTCCATTGATACTCGGCCACCTCGGGTACGTGATTCAGATGCAGTTATTGAGGTGAGCTATCTACCTTTGTTTCTATTGCACTTACCTAAGTCTTATTTATTATCTATATTATGCTCATGCGAAACTCTTTACTCTTAATTGTGTAAACAGATTGTCTGTGAGGATACTCTAGATGATGATTCCTCCACGGGCAACGGTGTTGAAGGCCGAGCAGAAAATGATCTACCGATGGAGGATCTTAGAGGAGATCTTGCATCTGAAGCTGCGATTGCACATGAAGATACTGAATATTTTGATGATTCTGCAGATGCTTGTAAAAGTCGAAAGAAGGAACTAGTTGGAAGGACTGTGAATTTTGCTCGTGATAATGTGCGTGAAGACAATGGGGTTTTGCCTTTCCCCGTGGAAGCATCACGTCCATATGGTCCTGGACCTAGGGTTCAGAGTCCTATGGGTCCTAGTGAAAACTCTGGCAGTCCTCCTGATGAGAGGTACGAACAATATTGTTGCTTTTTTGCGATACTATACTACAAGTAGAGTGGTAAAGCAGTTGTTCACCTTAAATATGCATTTGCTTATTTCTGTTTTTGTTGTTCTAATTTGTACGTGTTGACTCTTAATTCTTTCGGGTAGAAAAAAATTTTGAGATGTAGTTGTCATAAACTGATACTTCATTATAGCAAAATTGACACATTAATTGCTTTGTTAAGAAGTATAACTAAACATGCTTTCATGTGCCCTGAAAAGTGAAGGAACTTGGAGGATATTGGGAGTCATAAAAGATCATAGTGTTGTAGGTCTCTATTTATCTAGGGAGTAGAAAATAAATGCTAATCAAGATGGTGAGTCTGAAAAGGCATGAAGTTGGTAGCAGTTCCGTGTTATCATTGACTGGTCAGATTGACTTATTTTACTTTATACTCCATGGTGATAACCATAAATGTTTCCATCATAGTTTGTAATCTTTAAGCAGATGGATTTCTTTCTAGAATGTTTGGCTGTGAAAAGAAATGAATTCCTGTTGCTGTTATGATTAACTCTTTTGCATGTTTCTGATGAGCCTGTTACGTTGATGAAGTCCATGCCTTTGCGATCCATTTCATAAATTGAAAGTGAGAGATACAAGTTTGTTTGAAAGGCTGGTTATGAGTTTTAGCAAGGATTTCTTAATTGTCTTAGATTGTTTTTACTGTTTCCTTTAGGTTGATGTTTAATATATGATTGAGATGTTAATATCACATCTCATAATAAGTGTTATTAACCCTCTCTGTAACACAGGCATCGGCAGGGAAGAGTATGTAGGAAGTCCCCTTGCATTACACCTATTCATGGTGAACGTGATAATTTCAATGATACTGATAGGGAAGAATCTGTTGAACGCATGGATGGTAAATCTCCTTGTGTAGTTAGAGATCCCAGGGAGTCAAGTGTTGAGCATAAGGATCATGTTGATGATGAACTTGAGCCAGCTGATGGAAGCCCTGTTACGGAAAAGGATGAGCTGATAAATGGTACCCATAAAGATGAGAATTCACTTAATCCCATGAGAAATGAAAAAATAAGTTCTCAAGCAGAGCAATGGAAGCTTCGTGAACGTGATGATGATGAGGATTCTAGGGCTGCAAGGAGTAGTGAAAACAGCAAAGCAAGATCTGGCAGCAGCAGAGATTATCAGAAGTGGCGAGATGGTGCTGAGGAGGAAGTTGTTCAAGGTGAACGTTCTTCTTGCATTGGGATTGTCAAGAAGCATCTTGATGAAAATGATCAAAATTTCCGGAGAAAAGATCGCGATGGGAGACTTGAgattgaaagaaattgcatggtaggtaaACCAGGAGAGGATTCTTATCCTCTTAGAGATGTTGACGCTAGCTTGTCACATAATTTGCCCGTTAAAAAAGAGGGTTTTGGTAGGCGAAGGGAGAGTGACAACCCTGATGGTACTTGGCAATGGAGAGAAGATGATCCTTATGGCAGAAAAGAAAGAACTGAGGAGCTAAGGAAGAGAGATCATGATAATGAAATGGGTTCTAGGAACAGGGCTAAGGTTCGAGAAAGTGAGAGGAGTGACAAAGATGATTATCCATCTAGAAAACAATTGGACAATGGCAATTATAAGGATGTCAGTGCAAGACATAGGGAAAGAGATGATAATTTGAAGAGTAGGTATGAAGCAGCAGATGATTACCCAAGCAAAAGAAGGAAAGATGAGGAGTACCTAAGGAGGGACCAATCAAACAAAGAGGAGCTCCTGCAAGGACGTAGAGAATCCAGTGGCAGTCGCAGGAAGCGAGAAAGGGATGAAATCTTAGACCCACGTAAGAGAGATGAACAACGAAGAACaagagagaattttgatgaacATCATTCAGCTCGGCACAAGGATGAGGTTTGGTTGAATAGAGAGAAGGTTGAGAGGCTGCGGGAGAGGGATGAATGGCATAGGCTAAAGCAATCCCATGATGGAAGTTTATCAAAACGGGAGAGAGAGGAAGGACGAGGTATTGTGAGGAGTGGCCGTGGTTCAGAAGACAAAGCTTGGGGTGGACATACCAGGGGAAAGGATGAGTATAAAGTTTCTGAAAAAGAATACCAACTCAAAGAGACAGTACGCCACAGTGAACAGGTGAAGAGAAGGGATCGGAATGATGACGAAAGTTCCTCACGCCATAGAGGGCGTGAAGATTTGTATGCGCGTGGACACCAATTTAGTAATGATGAGAGAAAATCCAGGCCGGAAAGGTCAAGCACTCGGAGTGACCATGGTGTCGATGCTTCGGATAGCCAGAAGGGGCATGAGAAGAAACATAAAGAAAACACTAGGAAGAATAGAGAATCTGAAGGTGGGAATCAAACCACTTTGGGTTCTGCCAAGAAAAGCCAAGAAGATTTAAGTGGTCACAACAATGAAACGGTATGTTTCAAAGACTCAAGGACATAATGTTTCTTTACTAGCAAGGAGAACTATACCAGAGCATTTTCTGGAAGGGAGCTTATACATGTCCATACTTGCATAAATAAATCTTCTATTGAAAGATGGTGCATTTTCTTCAAAATTAGAAATTCTGGTTTTACTTACCCTatcattgttgtttttgaaacATCTTCTTTCAATCAAATATATATCTGTTAAGAGTTAGAGGACTGTGTGTCTGTATCTGCACAATTCTCATGACCCAGATATTACTTTTAGATTGAAGTCATTTTATGTTCATCTGTAAATTTTCTTAACACTATAGACAAAACTACTCTTTTTCCAACTTTTCATATTAATATGTAAAGGTTGCACTTCTAAAAGAAAATGATTGTTTATCTATTAACattgttattatcattattattaacctTTGCCTTGCTTAGGGCTTGAAAAGTGATGAGAAGAACCCAGTACATTATAACTCTTCCAGAAAACATAAAGAAGATGCTTCATCAGAGGACGAACTGCGAGAGTCGAAACGAGGGCGCTCCAAATTGGAACGTTGGACAAGCCATACTGAGAGGGATTACAATATCAACAGCAAGTCATCAGCTTCCTTGAAGTTCAAGGAGATTGAGAAGATTAATAATGTTGTGTCTTCCGAGTCTAACAAATTTCCAGATGGACCTGGTAAGTCAGTTGAGCCTGTTGAGCGCTTTCCTCCTTTGTCTGACAATAAAGGTGTCAGTGGGCCAGAGATCAAGGAAGCTGATTCAAGACCATCGGAGGATCAGCACCTTGACACTGTCGAGAAGCTAAAGAAGCGAAGCGAGAGGTTCAAGCTTCCAATTTCTAGGGAAAAAGATACCCTCGCAACAAAGACAGAGAATGAGGCATTACCTTCGACCGAGAATGAAACTCCTGTAGATTCAGAGATAAAACATGAGAGACCTGCCCGAAAACGAAGGTGGATCAGCAACTAATCGTGGAATAAGCAACCTACATTTTTGCTGTGCTGCCTTTTGACTTTTTAACTAATGGACCCCAAAGGTCCCCGTGCGGTGTATTTTGAAATGGCCATTATGTGGTTC contains:
- the LOC108463983 gene encoding FIP1[V]-like protein isoform X2, with translation MEDDDEFGDLYTDVLRPFSSTSTTTSLSSLAPQPYQPSPTPTQLLRPIDLNLQSQHDGNTLFGAPAAQTLAPFKSPPSPPAVPAEAEAPDSIPSSLGSVSEPMVLDSKHESADGKVLEFDIEEGGGNGIEDIGSNDPLIPGLTEVIRQEGNNIGIRGSQAEADGERDDWDSDSEDDLQIVLNDNNHGPVAMETGGMIGEDDDDDEDGDPLVILADGDANQGTAEQEWGEERGQAADGEKKEGGEAGKVTSGSVLAPKIGYSSHLYHPFHSQFKYVRPGATPMPGATAGGSGGAPGQVSPIMGAMAGRGRGDWRPSGMKAGPPMQKGFHPSFGAPGWGNNTAGRGFGGGLEFTLPSHKTIFDVDIDSFEEKPWKYPGVDLSDFFNFGLNEESWKDYCKQLEQHRLETTMQSKIRVYESGRTEQGYDPDLPPELAAATAQVVPAAANLVKSDGGQNDMTKGAGRVRPPLPTGRPIQVEGGSGERLPSIDTRPPRVRDSDAVIEIVCEDTLDDDSSTGNGVEGRAENDLPMEDLRGDLASEAAIAHEDTEYFDDSADACKSRKKELVGRTVNFARDNVREDNGVLPFPVEASRPYGPGPRVQSPMGPSENSGSPPDERHRQGRVCRKSPCITPIHGERDNFNDTDREESVERMDGKSPCVVRDPRESSVEHKDHVDDELEPADGSPVTEKDELINGTHKDENSLNPMRNEKISSQAEQWKLRERDDDEDSRAARSSENSKARSGSSRDYQKWRDGAEEEVVQGERSSCIGIVKKHLDENDQNFRRKDRDGRLEIERNCMVGKPGEDSYPLRDVDASLSHNLPVKKEGFGRRRESDNPDGTWQWREDDPYGRKERTEELRKRDHDNEMGSRNRAKVRESERSDKDDYPSRKQLDNGNYKDVSARHRERDDNLKSRYEAADDYPSKRRKDEEYLRRDQSNKEELLQGRRESSGSRRKRERDEILDPRKRDEQRRTRENFDEHHSARHKDEVWLNREKVERLRERDEWHRLKQSHDGSLSKREREEGRGIVRSGRGSEDKAWGGHTRGKDEYKVSEKEYQLKETVRHSEQVKRRDRNDDESSSRHRGREDLYARGHQFSNDERKSRPERSSTRSDHGVDASDSQKGHEKKHKENTRKNRESEGGNQTTLGSAKKSQEDLSGHNNET
- the LOC108463983 gene encoding FIP1[V]-like protein isoform X1, translating into MEDDDEFGDLYTDVLRPFSSTSTTTSLSSLAPQPYQPSPTPTQLLRPIDLNLQSQHDGNTLFGAPAAQTLAPFKSPPSPPAVPAEAEAPDSIPSSLGSVSEPMVLDSKHESADGKVLEFDIEEGGGNGIEDIGSNDPLIPGLTEVIRQEGNNIGIRGSQAEADGERDDWDSDSEDDLQIVLNDNNHGPVAMETGGMIGEDDDDDEDGDPLVILADGDANQGTAEQEWGEERGQAADGEKKEGGEAGKVTSGSVLAPKIGYSSHLYHPFHSQFKYVRPGATPMPGATAGGSGGAPGQVSPIMGAMAGRGRGDWRPSGMKAGPPMQKGFHPSFGAPGWGNNTAGRGFGGGLEFTLPSHKTIFDVDIDSFEEKPWKYPGVDLSDFFNFGLNEESWKDYCKQLEQHRLETTMQSKIRVYESGRTEQGYDPDLPPELAAATAQVVPAAANLVKSDGGQNDMTKGAGRVRPPLPTGRPIQVEGGSGERLPSIDTRPPRVRDSDAVIEIVCEDTLDDDSSTGNGVEGRAENDLPMEDLRGDLASEAAIAHEDTEYFDDSADACKSRKKELVGRTVNFARDNVREDNGVLPFPVEASRPYGPGPRVQSPMGPSENSGSPPDERHRQGRVCRKSPCITPIHGERDNFNDTDREESVERMDGKSPCVVRDPRESSVEHKDHVDDELEPADGSPVTEKDELINGTHKDENSLNPMRNEKISSQAEQWKLRERDDDEDSRAARSSENSKARSGSSRDYQKWRDGAEEEVVQGERSSCIGIVKKHLDENDQNFRRKDRDGRLEIERNCMVGKPGEDSYPLRDVDASLSHNLPVKKEGFGRRRESDNPDGTWQWREDDPYGRKERTEELRKRDHDNEMGSRNRAKVRESERSDKDDYPSRKQLDNGNYKDVSARHRERDDNLKSRYEAADDYPSKRRKDEEYLRRDQSNKEELLQGRRESSGSRRKRERDEILDPRKRDEQRRTRENFDEHHSARHKDEVWLNREKVERLRERDEWHRLKQSHDGSLSKREREEGRGIVRSGRGSEDKAWGGHTRGKDEYKVSEKEYQLKETVRHSEQVKRRDRNDDESSSRHRGREDLYARGHQFSNDERKSRPERSSTRSDHGVDASDSQKGHEKKHKENTRKNRESEGGNQTTLGSAKKSQEDLSGHNNETGLKSDEKNPVHYNSSRKHKEDASSEDELRESKRGRSKLERWTSHTERDYNINSKSSASLKFKEIEKINNVVSSESNKFPDGPGKSVEPVERFPPLSDNKGVSGPEIKEADSRPSEDQHLDTVEKLKKRSERFKLPISREKDTLATKTENEALPSTENETPVDSEIKHERPARKRRWISN